ATTAGAGCACTGCGGTTGTTGTGACCCCAAGAGACGTAGCTTGGCGCCTCACCCCCACCCCAGAGGCGTTTGTATGAGTTAACAAACTGATTGGTAACCAGGGTGATCTCAGGTGCGTGCTTGAGTATTCCGGCCATGAACTGACGGGCAGTGTTACTTAGGTGGTAAGTGGCGGCTGGATCAAAGAATGCGTTCTTATCCCCCTCGAACAAAGAGAAGTGGGTGTGCATACCGCTACCAGGGTGGTTGGTGAATGGCTTTGGCATAAAGGTCGCGTAGACGCCCTGTTCTATAGCCACCTCCTTAACAACGGTCCTGAACGTCATGATGTTGTCGGCCATTGAAAGGGCATCGGCGTATCGAAGATCAATCTCGTTTTGGCCTGGACCGCCCTCGTGATGCGAGAACTCGACGGAAATCCCGAGCTGCTCAAGCATGGTCACCGCACGGCGCCTGAAATCGTGGGCGGTGCCACCGGGAACGTTGTCAAAGTATCCGGCGTTGTCGACCGGAACGGGCTGTCCATCGGAACCAAGATCTGATGACTTAAGTAGATAGAACTCAATCTCGGGGTGGACATAGAAGGAAAAGCCCATTCGGGCTGCCTTATCTAGTGCCCTGCGCAAAACGTTCCTTGGATCCGCCGATGCCGGCTTGCCATCAGGAGTTGCAATGTCACAAAACATTCTTGCGGCTGGGTCAACGGTTCCACGCCAGGGAAGAATCTGAAAGGTTGAAGGGTCAGGCTTTGCGAGCATGTCAGCCTCGCTGGTTCTAGCGAGCCCCTCGATGGCAGAACCGTCGAAGCCGATACCCTCAGAGAAAGCGCCTTCTATTTCGGCTGGAGCTACCGCAACCGACTTCAGTGTTCCTGCAACATCGGTGAACCACAGGCGAATGAATTTCACACCGCGCTCTTCAATTGTTCGTAGAACGAACTCTTGCTGCTTATCCATGCTCTACCTTCCTTGCTAGCTAATAGGCTAGTGCTTGTGCTACCTATAAGGCTCGCTTTCGCGCAGACCAACCCAATAGTGGGTGACTTCGCAGGCAATCTAAACCAAATCAAATCCTCTGCTCTCGAAGCAGCTCAAGCCGGGATTGATCTGGTCATCTACGGAGAGCTAGCGCTCTGTGGTTACCCCCTGGGCGATCTCAGTTACCGACGCGACATCGTGGCCTCTTCGGAAGCGGCGCTGAATGAACTTGTTGCCTTTAGCGAGGCAATTCCAAATCTGACCCTCTTGGTTGGCTACTCGAGAATCGCACAGCACGAGAACCCATCTCAATCTTCCAAGGCGATAGCGCACAATTCCGCAGCCGCCATTCGCGCCGGGGAATTGTTGGGAAGCTATGACAAGCAACTTCTTCCGAACTATGACGTTTTTGACGATTGGCGAAACTTCATTCCTGGTGATCAAGAGCTCGTCATCAATGTTTCAGGGGCAAGAGTTGGTGTCAAGATTTGTGAAGACATCTGGGGTAATCAGAAGCACCCATTCGGAACAGATGTGGACCTAATCGCGGTGCTCAACGGCTCTCCTTACACCTTCACAAAATCAGCCCAGCGACTACTGGCAGCCAAAAACTATGCCAACGGGGTGCCAATCGCATATGCCAACCTATGTGGCGGGCAAGATGAACTGGTCTTCGATGGTGGCAGCTTCGTCCTTGATAAAAATGGTGCTGAACGTTACCAAGCTGGTTTTGCCGAGGGTTTGTTTCAAGTTGTTGACGGTAAGCACGCAGAGCTTGGTGAAGACGAAAAGCTATACCAGGTTTTGGTCTGTGGCCTAAGGGATTACCTGAAGAAGACCAGGCAGACAAAGCTCGTGCTTGGGCTATCTGGAGGCATTGACTCCGCTCTGTGCGCGGCCCTGGCTGCAGCTGCAATTGGAGCTGAAAAAGTGGTTGGTGTTGCTATGCCTTCGCGTTACTCCTCTGACCACTCGGTCAGCGATGCAAAAGCTGTTGCGAGAAACCTCGGCCTTGAATACCGCGAGGTTCCCATCGAACCAGCTCACCTGGCTTTCGAACAGATGCTCGCTCTCTCCCCCTTGGCGCAGGAGAATCTTCAGGCAAGACTTCGAGCAGTAATACTGATGGGTATTTCTAACTCTGAGAACCGGCTGCTTTTGACAACCGGAAACAAGTCCGAGGTGGCAGTTGGCTACTCCACAATTTACGGAGATTCCGCAGGCGGTTTCGCACCGATCAAGGACCTTCTCAAGACGGATGTTTGGCGAATGTCGAGGTTTGTCAATGAGCGCGCGGGCAAAGAGTTGATCCCTATAGCTTCTATTGAAAAGCCACCATCCGCTGAGCTGAGGCCGGGGCAGCTTGACCAGGACACTCTTCCCGATTACGAAATCTTGGATGGCATAATCCGGATTTTGGTCGAGCAGAACCAAACGGCTTCTCAGGCCGTTGCAGCTGGGTATCCCGAGGACCTGGTTCTGAAGACCGATGCCATGATCCGAGCAGCTGAGTGGAAGCGTTCTCAAGGTGCAATCGGAACTAAGCTCAGTGAGGTTAGCTTCGGTTCGGGACGAAGGGTCCCCATCACAACAAGGTTTGAAACAAGATGAAGATACGCACCGGCACTCTCGCAAAGCTCAAGCAAAAGGGCGAGCGGTTTGCGTGTCTAACAAGTTACGACTCCCTAACCGCACAGATTTTTGATCAGGCTGGGATCGAGGTCCTTCTAGTTGGCGACTCCGCGGGCAATGTTGTCCTGGGATACCCAACAACAATTCCCGTGACACTCGATCAAATGATGCATTTCGGGAAAGCCGTTACCGAGGCAACCAAATCTGCTCTGGTGGTTGTCGACATGCCTTTTGGTAGCTACGAGCTTTCGAGCGAGCAGGCTCTTGCCTCCGCTATCAAAATAATGAAAGAGACCGGTGCTGATGCAGTCAAGCTTGAGGGTTCTAGGCCGGAAGCCGTAAAGCGAATCGTAGACGCAGGAATTCCAGTTATGGGGCACCTTGGCTTCACGCCACAGTCCGTGAATCAACTTTCTGGATTCAAGGTGCAAGGCCGCGGGGACTCATCCGAACAGCTTCTAAACGATGCCAAAGCTCTTGAAACAGCAGGGGCTTTTGCAGTTGTGCTCGAAATGATTCCAGCGCAGCTCGCAGAACGGGTCACCAGCGCGCTTCAGATTCCAACCATCGGCATTGGCGCGGGATCTGGCTGCGATGCCCAGATTTTAGTTTGGACTGACTTTGCAGGCCTATCGGATAGGTCTCCGAAGTTTGCCAAGCAGTATCTAAATCTAAGGGAGCAGCTTCTAGCTGCAGCTAGCGACTACCGCGACGAGGTCCGTTCCGGAAGCTTCCCTACCGAGGAACAAAGCTTTAGCTAATCCTCGAGTCTTTCTTCCTCGGCTATTGCTCTCGCCCGCTCCGCGATGATTTCCGGAGCTCGTGCAGCCTCTTGGGCCGAAGCAAACGGGCCGATTCGATCTAAAGCAAGAGCTTGAGGGCCGGTCTCGACCTGACCCGTCTTCGTGTTGAACCAAAATTGGGTTTCTTGCTCCATAGCCCAATTCTAAGCCGGTTCGAAAACTAGACTTTCGGGGTGCCAAGAACCGAGCAGGGTGTTTTGATACCCGGACAAATCAGCCCCCAGCGGC
The genomic region above belongs to Aquiluna sp. KACHI24 and contains:
- the glnA gene encoding type I glutamate--ammonia ligase yields the protein MDKQQEFVLRTIEERGVKFIRLWFTDVAGTLKSVAVAPAEIEGAFSEGIGFDGSAIEGLARTSEADMLAKPDPSTFQILPWRGTVDPAARMFCDIATPDGKPASADPRNVLRRALDKAARMGFSFYVHPEIEFYLLKSSDLGSDGQPVPVDNAGYFDNVPGGTAHDFRRRAVTMLEQLGISVEFSHHEGGPGQNEIDLRYADALSMADNIMTFRTVVKEVAIEQGVYATFMPKPFTNHPGSGMHTHFSLFEGDKNAFFDPAATYHLSNTARQFMAGILKHAPEITLVTNQFVNSYKRLWGGGEAPSYVSWGHNNRSALIRVPLHKPEKAQSTRIEYRAMDSAANPYLAYALLLAAGLKGIEEGYQLPPETEDDVWSLTDLERRAMGIESLPQSLDHAIRKLEESELAAEVLGESVFSYVLANKRREWAQYRSQVTPFEIEQNLRTL
- a CDS encoding NAD+ synthase, which encodes MLPIRLAFAQTNPIVGDFAGNLNQIKSSALEAAQAGIDLVIYGELALCGYPLGDLSYRRDIVASSEAALNELVAFSEAIPNLTLLVGYSRIAQHENPSQSSKAIAHNSAAAIRAGELLGSYDKQLLPNYDVFDDWRNFIPGDQELVINVSGARVGVKICEDIWGNQKHPFGTDVDLIAVLNGSPYTFTKSAQRLLAAKNYANGVPIAYANLCGGQDELVFDGGSFVLDKNGAERYQAGFAEGLFQVVDGKHAELGEDEKLYQVLVCGLRDYLKKTRQTKLVLGLSGGIDSALCAALAAAAIGAEKVVGVAMPSRYSSDHSVSDAKAVARNLGLEYREVPIEPAHLAFEQMLALSPLAQENLQARLRAVILMGISNSENRLLLTTGNKSEVAVGYSTIYGDSAGGFAPIKDLLKTDVWRMSRFVNERAGKELIPIASIEKPPSAELRPGQLDQDTLPDYEILDGIIRILVEQNQTASQAVAAGYPEDLVLKTDAMIRAAEWKRSQGAIGTKLSEVSFGSGRRVPITTRFETR
- the panB gene encoding 3-methyl-2-oxobutanoate hydroxymethyltransferase — its product is MKIRTGTLAKLKQKGERFACLTSYDSLTAQIFDQAGIEVLLVGDSAGNVVLGYPTTIPVTLDQMMHFGKAVTEATKSALVVVDMPFGSYELSSEQALASAIKIMKETGADAVKLEGSRPEAVKRIVDAGIPVMGHLGFTPQSVNQLSGFKVQGRGDSSEQLLNDAKALETAGAFAVVLEMIPAQLAERVTSALQIPTIGIGAGSGCDAQILVWTDFAGLSDRSPKFAKQYLNLREQLLAAASDYRDEVRSGSFPTEEQSFS